The Nitrospinaceae bacterium genome has a window encoding:
- a CDS encoding DUF1858 domain-containing protein: MAEAFPIEPSSKVGELLEHYPELEDVLIGMAPPFKKLKNPLLRKSVGKVATLRQAAAVGRISVEIIVNRLRAEVGQEPTILDEAEEGKGYFTSRPEWFDITKVGASIDESHSPDSDEMTLNSVTRAASHLGQGEILELITTFLPAPGIDIMREKGFLVWPVQEEPKLVKTYFYRP, from the coding sequence ATGGCAGAAGCGTTTCCCATTGAGCCATCGTCCAAGGTGGGAGAATTGCTCGAGCACTATCCGGAGCTTGAGGATGTTCTTATCGGAATGGCCCCGCCATTTAAAAAACTGAAAAACCCCCTTCTCAGAAAAAGCGTCGGGAAGGTGGCCACGCTGCGGCAGGCCGCTGCAGTAGGGCGCATTTCCGTTGAAATAATCGTTAATCGACTCCGGGCCGAGGTGGGCCAGGAGCCCACGATCCTCGATGAGGCCGAAGAGGGGAAGGGTTATTTTACGTCCCGACCGGAGTGGTTCGATATCACGAAAGTTGGCGCGTCAATCGATGAATCCCATTCCCCCGACTCGGACGAGATGACCCTGAACAGCGTAACCCGAGCGGCATCACATCTTGGGCAAGGGGAAATACTTGAGCTTATCACCACGTTTCTTCCTGCACCCGGAATCGACATCATGCGGGAAAAAGGATTTCTCGTTTGGCCCGTGCAGGAGGAGCCAAAGCTTGTCAAAACATATTTCTACAGGCCCTAA